One part of the Cellvibrionales bacterium genome encodes these proteins:
- a CDS encoding tRNA-(ms[2]io[6]A)-hydroxylase produces the protein MQQVDITAITEFLLCRTPQAWIERALQEPELLLIDHANCEKKAASTALGLMYRHTDQYELLQKLSRLAREELRHFEQVAAIMKKRGVVYKTITASRYAAGLHVHVAKRDPERLIDTLILGAIIEARSCERFAALAPHLDPVLQKFYLSLLQSESRHFMDYLTLARKLATQDIEQRIAFFLQNERELIESPDAEFRFHSGVPAIAA, from the coding sequence ATGCAACAGGTTGATATCACGGCAATTACGGAATTTTTGCTCTGTCGCACGCCGCAGGCATGGATAGAGCGTGCTTTGCAGGAGCCTGAGCTGCTCTTGATCGATCATGCCAACTGCGAGAAAAAGGCCGCTTCTACGGCCTTGGGCTTGATGTATCGCCACACCGATCAATACGAATTGCTGCAAAAACTGTCGCGGCTGGCGCGTGAAGAATTGCGTCATTTTGAGCAGGTGGCAGCTATCATGAAAAAGCGCGGTGTGGTGTACAAAACGATCACGGCATCGCGTTATGCAGCTGGTTTGCATGTGCATGTTGCCAAGCGCGATCCTGAAAGGCTAATAGATACCTTGATTCTTGGAGCAATAATTGAAGCGCGTTCTTGTGAGCGCTTTGCAGCATTGGCTCCGCATTTAGATCCTGTGCTGCAGAAATTCTATTTGTCTTTGCTGCAGTCGGAGTCGCGCCATTTTATGGACTATTTGACCTTGGCGAGAAAATTAGCAACGCAAGATATTGAGCAGCGCATTGCTTTTTTCTTGCAGAATGAAAGAGAGCTGATTGAATCACCCGATGCAGAGTTTCGATTCCACAGCGGTGTGCCAGCTATTGCTGCTTAG
- a CDS encoding DUF1289 domain-containing protein, which translates to MQTTKPVKTPCIGVCSTGIGDTVCRGCKRFSHEVIAWNAYSQDERRAVLQRIDVLLEQIVLRWFVIGDALILRQQLQSQQIGFDSARAPVSWVVELLKAGASQIDEPEQYGLHLTESAQGKGIRELRDVIDKEFYELSCAHYERYFQHAPL; encoded by the coding sequence ATGCAAACCACTAAGCCTGTTAAAACGCCCTGCATTGGTGTCTGTTCGACAGGTATAGGCGATACGGTATGCCGCGGCTGCAAACGCTTTTCTCACGAAGTGATTGCTTGGAATGCGTATTCGCAGGATGAGCGGCGTGCGGTCTTACAGCGCATCGATGTGTTGTTGGAGCAGATTGTTTTGCGTTGGTTTGTAATTGGTGATGCGCTGATTTTGCGCCAGCAGTTGCAGTCGCAGCAAATTGGTTTTGATTCGGCGCGCGCGCCTGTTAGTTGGGTGGTGGAATTGTTAAAAGCGGGTGCAAGTCAGATTGATGAGCCAGAGCAGTATGGTTTGCATTTAACAGAGTCAGCGCAAGGCAAAGGTATTCGTGAATTGCGCGATGTAATAGATAAAGAGTTTTATGAGTTGTCTTGTGCGCATTATGAACGCTACTTTCAACATGCGCCTTTGTAG
- the serS gene encoding serine--tRNA ligase, whose product MLDPKLLRTDIAGVAKALAKRNGYALDASLFDGLENRRKDLQIRSENLQAEKNNLSKNIGKAKAAGEDVNALMAQVNGMGDELNVLQDDLKSVQTELDNFLLLVPNTPDDSVPAGKDENDNVEVRRWGTPKAFDYAARDHVDLGEALGMLDFETAAKITGSRFVVMKNGLARLHRALIQFMLNTHTQQHGYQEIYAPYMVNADSLRGTGQLPKFEEDLFKLSGEQNYYLIPTAEVPVTNIVRDSILEDKELPLKLVCHTPCFRSEAGSYGRDTRGMIRQHQFEKVELVQFVRPQDSMAALESLTADAEKILQLLELPYRTITLCGGDMGFSSAETYDIEVWLPAQNTYREISSCSNFKDFQARRLQARWRNPETKKPELLHTLNGSGLAVGRTLVAIIENFQNGNGSITVPEVLRPYLGGASVIAKD is encoded by the coding sequence ATGTTAGATCCAAAATTATTGCGTACAGATATTGCCGGTGTAGCGAAAGCATTGGCGAAAAGAAATGGCTATGCACTGGATGCTTCTTTATTTGATGGTTTGGAGAATCGCCGCAAAGATTTGCAAATTCGTTCAGAGAACTTGCAGGCAGAAAAAAATAATCTGTCAAAGAATATCGGCAAAGCGAAGGCGGCTGGCGAAGATGTCAACGCGCTGATGGCGCAGGTGAATGGCATGGGTGATGAACTCAATGTCTTGCAAGATGATTTGAAATCCGTGCAAACAGAGCTGGACAACTTTTTGCTGCTGGTTCCCAATACGCCGGATGACAGCGTGCCAGCCGGTAAGGACGAAAATGACAATGTGGAAGTACGGCGCTGGGGAACGCCTAAAGCGTTTGATTATGCGGCGCGTGACCATGTCGATCTCGGTGAAGCGCTGGGTATGCTGGATTTTGAAACAGCTGCCAAAATTACAGGCTCGCGCTTTGTGGTGATGAAAAATGGTTTGGCTCGTTTACATCGCGCATTGATTCAATTCATGTTAAATACACATACGCAGCAACATGGTTATCAAGAAATCTATGCGCCCTATATGGTGAATGCAGACTCACTGCGCGGCACCGGACAGTTGCCAAAGTTTGAAGAGGATTTATTCAAATTATCCGGGGAGCAAAATTACTACTTGATTCCAACAGCTGAAGTGCCAGTCACCAATATTGTGCGCGACAGTATTCTGGAAGACAAAGAATTGCCGCTAAAACTGGTGTGTCACACACCTTGTTTTCGCAGTGAAGCGGGCAGTTATGGTCGCGACACGCGCGGTATGATTCGTCAGCATCAGTTTGAAAAAGTGGAGCTGGTGCAGTTTGTGCGCCCGCAAGACTCTATGGCGGCGTTAGAAAGTTTGACAGCGGATGCCGAAAAAATATTGCAGTTGTTAGAGTTGCCGTATCGCACCATCACGCTGTGTGGTGGCGATATGGGATTCTCTAGCGCAGAAACTTATGACATTGAAGTGTGGCTGCCTGCGCAAAATACTTACCGTGAAATCTCTTCGTGCAGTAACTTTAAAGATTTTCAAGCGCGCCGCTTGCAAGCGCGTTGGCGCAATCCAGAAACAAAAAAGCCAGAGCTACTACATACACTGAATGGCTCTGGTTTGGCAGTGGGGCGCACGCTAGTGGCTATCATTGAGAACTTCCAGAACGGCAATGGCTCTATCACGGTGCCGGAAGTGTTGCGTCCGTATTTGGGCGGTGCTTCTGTGATTGCAAAAGATTAA
- a CDS encoding CrcB family protein: MNALLVAVGGGIGALTRYACMVLFAGITRHHIFPWVILSVNTVGSLLAGVAFALVHDRQWLTVAQQHFVIVGFLGGLTTYSAFSMDTVRLMQAGGWLSALSYVVATTVLCFSATALGVALVRMS, encoded by the coding sequence ATGAATGCTTTGCTGGTAGCTGTGGGTGGCGGTATCGGTGCGCTAACGCGTTATGCGTGCATGGTATTGTTTGCCGGCATCACGCGTCATCACATATTTCCTTGGGTGATATTGTCGGTCAACACGGTGGGTTCTTTGTTGGCAGGTGTGGCATTTGCATTGGTACATGACAGACAGTGGCTCACTGTGGCACAACAACATTTTGTAATTGTCGGTTTTCTCGGTGGGTTGACGACCTATTCCGCATTCTCTATGGATACTGTGCGTTTGATGCAGGCTGGCGGGTGGTTGTCGGCGTTAAGTTATGTGGTTGCAACAACAGTGTTGTGTTTTTCTGCGACGGCTCTGGGTGTCGCTTTGGTGCGAATGAGTTAG
- a CDS encoding replication-associated recombination protein A, which translates to MADLFDKTSSSSAQPLAARQRPQSLERYVGQSHLLASGKALREVIEKGHLHSMIFWGPPGVGKTTLARLLAAHVQVHFIAISAVFAGVKDIRAAMDEARSMRDQWQKRTLLFVDEVHRFNKSQQDAFLPYIEDGTVIFVGATTENPSFELNNAILSRCRVYVLQSLTDDELQQVLDNALRYDAVLQARRVQIDKDALHIVVRAAQGDARTALNLLEMASDIAEVQTNGDALINEAVLARILQGNIRRFDKGGEIFHDQISALHKAVRGSSPDAALYWCLRMLDGGCDPLYVARRVVRMASEDIGNADPRALEIALNAWQVVERLGSPESELTLAQAVIYMACAPKSNAVYQAFNQARKLVAEAADYEVPLHIRNAPTSLMKDLGYGAEYRYAHDYPDAFSAGDSYFPPELQDVVFYEPTTRGLEQKISEKLARLAQLNKQSAWQRYGKQSGGSV; encoded by the coding sequence ATGGCTGATTTGTTCGACAAAACATCTTCAAGCTCTGCACAGCCTCTGGCAGCACGCCAAAGGCCGCAATCACTTGAGCGTTATGTCGGGCAGTCGCATCTTCTAGCATCTGGTAAAGCCTTGCGTGAGGTGATCGAAAAAGGACATCTGCACTCCATGATTTTCTGGGGGCCACCAGGTGTTGGGAAAACGACACTCGCGCGCTTACTGGCGGCGCATGTGCAAGTGCATTTCATTGCTATCTCTGCGGTGTTTGCTGGTGTAAAAGATATTCGTGCTGCGATGGATGAGGCGCGCAGTATGCGCGATCAATGGCAAAAGCGAACACTGTTGTTTGTTGATGAAGTGCATCGTTTTAATAAATCTCAACAAGATGCTTTTTTGCCCTACATTGAAGACGGCACTGTGATTTTTGTCGGCGCGACAACTGAAAACCCATCGTTTGAATTAAATAATGCTATTTTGTCGCGCTGTCGTGTGTATGTGTTGCAGTCACTCACAGACGATGAGTTGCAGCAAGTGCTTGATAATGCTTTGCGCTATGACGCTGTACTGCAAGCGCGCCGTGTGCAAATAGATAAAGATGCGCTGCACATTGTGGTGCGTGCAGCACAGGGTGATGCCAGAACTGCATTGAATTTGCTGGAAATGGCGTCGGATATTGCCGAAGTGCAAACCAATGGCGATGCTCTCATTAACGAAGCTGTGCTGGCGCGTATTCTGCAGGGCAATATTCGTCGTTTTGATAAGGGCGGAGAAATTTTTCATGATCAAATTTCTGCCTTGCACAAGGCGGTGCGCGGTTCCTCGCCCGATGCAGCTTTGTACTGGTGTCTGCGTATGTTAGATGGCGGTTGTGATCCGCTGTATGTGGCACGCCGTGTGGTGCGCATGGCGAGTGAGGATATTGGCAATGCGGACCCGCGCGCTTTAGAAATTGCGCTGAATGCATGGCAAGTCGTAGAGCGTTTGGGTAGCCCTGAGTCGGAATTAACCTTGGCGCAAGCGGTGATTTACATGGCCTGTGCGCCGAAAAGCAATGCGGTGTATCAAGCGTTTAATCAAGCCAGAAAATTGGTGGCAGAAGCGGCAGATTACGAAGTGCCTTTGCATATTCGTAATGCGCCCACGAGTCTGATGAAAGATTTGGGGTATGGTGCGGAGTATCGCTATGCACATGATTACCCAGATGCTTTTTCTGCTGGGGATAGTTATTTTCCTCCTGAGTTGCAGGATGTTGTTTTTTACGAACCAACTACACGCGGTTTAGAGCAAAAAATTTCTGAGAAGCTGGCGCGCTTGGCGCAATTAAACAAGCAGAGTGCTTGGCAGCGATACGGCAAACAGAGCGGAGGCAGTGTATGA
- the lolA gene encoding outer membrane lipoprotein chaperone LolA encodes MKKLAAWVMCLGIALSFSSVQADALQELLAILEPVKGIQADFVQEVQDAKGMVQQQNKGLLKAMAPNRFYWETAEPFPQKIITDGKTLWVYDPDLQQVAIKPFEENYAKTPAMLFAGNAAVISQQFTVEKIKGMAQGFHLLPKQQSDLFASLDIVFEKSVPASMTILDAMQQKTTIQFSNAKVNPALVSAVFQFEVPAGTDVIQAKAQ; translated from the coding sequence ATGAAAAAGCTTGCTGCTTGGGTAATGTGTCTTGGCATCGCGTTATCTTTTTCTTCCGTGCAGGCAGATGCCTTGCAAGAATTACTGGCTATTCTGGAACCTGTCAAAGGGATTCAGGCAGATTTTGTGCAAGAAGTGCAGGATGCTAAAGGCATGGTTCAGCAGCAAAACAAAGGCCTATTGAAAGCCATGGCTCCGAATCGGTTTTACTGGGAAACAGCGGAGCCTTTTCCACAAAAAATTATTACTGATGGTAAAACGCTGTGGGTGTATGACCCGGATTTGCAGCAAGTGGCTATTAAACCTTTCGAAGAAAACTATGCCAAGACGCCGGCTATGTTATTTGCCGGTAATGCGGCGGTGATTAGTCAGCAATTTACGGTGGAAAAAATTAAAGGCATGGCGCAGGGATTTCATTTGTTGCCTAAACAACAAAGTGATTTGTTTGCTTCATTGGATATTGTGTTTGAAAAATCCGTGCCTGCTAGCATGACAATTTTGGATGCCATGCAACAGAAAACGACCATCCAATTTAGTAATGCAAAAGTTAATCCGGCGCTGGTTAGTGCCGTGTTTCAATTTGAAGTGCCTGCCGGTACCGATGTGATCCAAGCAAAAGCACAGTAA
- a CDS encoding DNA translocase FtsK 4TM domain-containing protein has protein sequence MARPANKISTRQKESPLQASARLQVAPSRANLAVARGVREIGLLFLVLFILFVLAALLTYSSADPGWSSTASMSDMAGGIHNLGGYLGAWLADVLFSLFGRLAYLLPIVLAVYSALRVQKRHRLEPLDPTMLALRCIGLILLMVAGTSIATLQWPTAVTSELPFSSGGLIGQGVAQAAERMLGLLGATSLLSVIFLFGLTIFTDLSWLWLMDEVGRLMLSLVGQTRSTVIEVQRDRDEKRIADDAREERQRAMDAQRLRMEKRKTPAPVIVEPPVLVEKVQPSKRVVREKQVRLFSDDAVAGELPALALLDRAKAADKRGYSQESLEAMSRLLEIKLLDFGVSAEVVSVQPGPVITRFEIQPAAGIKASRISGLAKDLARSLAVISVRVVEVIPGKSYVGIEVPNEQREIVRLGDVLASQAYDDAKSPLTLALGHDIAGVPVMADLAKMPHLLVAGTTGSGKSVGVNTMLMSLLFKAGPDDVRLILVDPKMLELSVYEGIPHLLTPVVTDMKDAANALRWSVGEMERRYKLMAALGVRNLAGYNKKVLDAKAAGQAIADPVWRPDPMAFEPVDQQTAPVLDKLPYIVIVIDEFADMMMIVGKKVEQLIARIAQKARAAGIHLILATQRPSVDVITGLIKANIPTRIAFQVSSKIDSRTIIDQGGAEQLLGHGDMLYLPPGSPVPIRVHGAFVDDHEVHSVVEDWKRRGEPNYLEEIMQEQTGVFVPGFSSGDEEGGEGGDPEGDVLYDKAVAFVLETRKASISAVQRKFQIGYNRAARLVEAMEAAGVVSAMNSNGSREVLAQNHSMR, from the coding sequence ATGGCTAGACCAGCAAATAAAATTTCTACCCGTCAAAAAGAATCGCCCTTGCAAGCGTCGGCGCGTCTGCAGGTTGCGCCTTCACGCGCCAATCTCGCTGTAGCGCGCGGTGTGCGTGAAATTGGTTTGTTGTTTTTGGTGTTGTTCATTCTGTTTGTGTTGGCGGCGTTGTTGACTTACAGCAGCGCAGATCCTGGTTGGTCTAGCACCGCATCAATGAGTGATATGGCGGGCGGTATACACAACTTAGGTGGCTATCTGGGCGCTTGGTTGGCGGATGTGTTGTTTTCTCTTTTTGGACGACTCGCGTATTTACTGCCCATTGTGTTGGCGGTCTACAGCGCGTTGCGCGTACAAAAACGCCACCGCCTAGAGCCACTTGATCCAACCATGTTGGCACTGCGTTGCATCGGTTTGATATTGCTGATGGTGGCCGGAACCAGTATTGCAACACTGCAGTGGCCAACAGCTGTAACCAGTGAGTTGCCATTTTCTAGCGGCGGTTTGATCGGACAAGGTGTGGCGCAAGCAGCCGAACGCATGTTGGGTTTGTTGGGTGCCACCTCATTATTGAGTGTGATTTTTTTATTTGGCTTGACGATTTTTACCGACCTTTCCTGGCTGTGGTTGATGGACGAAGTTGGGCGTTTGATGCTCTCGTTAGTTGGGCAAACGCGCAGCACCGTGATTGAAGTGCAGCGCGATCGCGATGAGAAACGCATAGCTGACGATGCGCGTGAAGAGCGACAGCGCGCAATGGACGCACAGCGCTTGCGCATGGAAAAACGCAAAACGCCTGCGCCAGTGATTGTTGAGCCACCTGTCTTGGTAGAAAAAGTGCAGCCGAGCAAACGCGTGGTGCGTGAAAAACAAGTGCGTTTGTTTTCTGATGATGCAGTGGCAGGAGAGTTGCCTGCATTGGCCTTGTTAGATAGAGCGAAAGCGGCGGATAAACGCGGTTATTCGCAAGAATCTTTGGAAGCGATGTCGCGCTTGCTAGAAATTAAATTGCTAGATTTCGGTGTAAGCGCGGAAGTGGTTTCTGTGCAGCCTGGTCCTGTTATTACGCGCTTCGAAATTCAACCTGCAGCAGGAATTAAAGCGAGTCGTATTTCCGGTTTGGCAAAAGATTTGGCGCGTTCATTGGCGGTAATCAGTGTGCGCGTAGTAGAAGTGATTCCTGGTAAATCCTATGTCGGTATTGAAGTGCCGAACGAGCAGCGTGAAATTGTGCGTTTGGGCGATGTGTTGGCGTCACAGGCTTATGACGACGCAAAAAGCCCGCTCACGCTCGCGTTAGGGCATGACATTGCTGGCGTGCCAGTGATGGCGGATTTGGCAAAAATGCCGCACTTGTTGGTGGCAGGTACAACGGGTTCGGGTAAATCGGTCGGTGTAAATACCATGCTGATGAGCTTGTTGTTCAAAGCAGGGCCAGACGATGTGCGTTTGATTTTGGTCGATCCCAAAATGTTGGAATTGTCCGTGTACGAAGGCATTCCGCATTTATTAACGCCAGTTGTAACCGACATGAAAGATGCGGCGAACGCTTTGCGCTGGTCCGTTGGTGAAATGGAACGACGCTATAAATTGATGGCAGCACTCGGCGTGCGCAATCTCGCCGGTTACAACAAAAAAGTGCTGGATGCAAAAGCTGCAGGACAAGCTATTGCGGATCCCGTTTGGCGACCTGATCCGATGGCGTTTGAACCGGTTGATCAACAAACTGCGCCGGTGTTGGATAAGCTGCCATATATCGTCATCGTGATTGATGAATTTGCAGACATGATGATGATCGTCGGCAAAAAAGTAGAGCAATTGATTGCACGCATTGCGCAAAAAGCACGCGCGGCCGGTATACATTTGATATTGGCAACACAGCGCCCATCGGTGGATGTCATCACGGGTTTAATCAAAGCCAATATTCCAACGCGAATTGCGTTTCAAGTGTCATCAAAAATAGACTCGCGCACGATTATTGATCAAGGCGGCGCAGAGCAATTGCTCGGTCACGGCGATATGTTGTATTTGCCGCCGGGCAGCCCAGTACCCATTCGTGTGCACGGTGCGTTTGTTGATGACCACGAAGTGCATAGCGTGGTGGAAGATTGGAAGCGGCGCGGCGAACCCAATTACCTCGAAGAAATTATGCAGGAACAGACGGGCGTGTTTGTGCCTGGTTTTTCCAGTGGTGATGAAGAGGGCGGCGAAGGCGGCGATCCTGAGGGTGATGTGCTATATGACAAAGCTGTCGCTTTTGTGTTGGAAACGCGCAAAGCTTCAATTTCTGCTGTGCAAAGAAAATTTCAAATTGGCTACAACCGTGCTGCCCGTTTAGTTGAGGCGATGGAAGCGGCGGGCGTGGTGAGTGCTATGAACAGCAACGGCAGCCGCGAAGTGCTGGCGCAAAATCATTCTATGAGGTAA
- the alaS gene encoding alanine--tRNA ligase — protein MKSAQIRQAFLDFFASKGHTMVSSSSLVPHEDPTLLFTNAGMNQFKDCFLGMDKRAYVRAVTSQKCVRAGGKHNDLENVGYTARHHTFFEMLGNFSFGDYFKHDAIRFAWEFLTSPKWLFIPQEKLWVTIYATDDEAFDIWHKEIGLPAERIIRIGDNKGAPYASDNFWAMGDTGPCGPCTEIFYDHGEHIWGGLPGSPEEDGDRYIEIWNNVFMQFNRTVDGEMHPLPAPSVDTGMGLERISAVMQHVHSNYEIDLFQTLLAAAAEAVGCNNEGQASLKVLADHIRSCSFLIADGVTPSNEGRGYVLRRIIRRAVRHGNKLGAKDVFFYKIVAALAQEMGDAYPDLRKQQAHIEKTLLVEEEQFARTLENGLKILEQDLAEMKGKVIPGDVVFKLYDTFGFPVDLTADIARERDLTVDEAGFEREMEKQRKRSQEAGKFELDYNTLIKINVKTNFTGYSGIKGHGKVVALYHGAEQIDALREGDHGIVVLDSTPFYAESGGQIGDAGFLYTQFAHLDVNNVTKSGSAILHHVTMTRGYIKLGDDLYANVAADARLATASNHSATHLLHAALRKVLGTHVQQKGSLVDDQRLRFDFSHPEAITDEQLQAIETLVNDEIRRNTAVETTVGDMDTAKAKGAMMLFGEKYGDSVRILSMGAGFSEGHPFSVELCGGTHVTRTGDIGLFRIVSEAGVASGVRRVEAVTGKAALARFDAIEMEVDNACAVLKTNRAGFADKVQALVENNRQLEKQLAQLKMKLASGGASDLSAQVKEINGVKMLAAQIDGADINALRATLDQMKDKLKSAVILLASTEGEKATLIAGVTADLTARFKAGDIIRDLAPLVGGKGGGRADMAQGGGTDVAGVSKALSELENWISQR, from the coding sequence ATGAAAAGCGCCCAAATTCGCCAAGCCTTCCTTGATTTCTTTGCCAGCAAAGGCCACACCATGGTGTCCAGCAGCTCGCTGGTTCCGCATGAAGACCCCACCTTGCTGTTCACCAATGCGGGTATGAATCAGTTCAAAGACTGTTTCTTGGGGATGGATAAACGCGCCTATGTTCGCGCGGTCACTTCACAAAAATGTGTGCGCGCTGGCGGCAAGCACAATGATTTAGAAAATGTCGGGTATACCGCGCGTCACCATACTTTTTTTGAAATGCTGGGCAACTTCAGTTTCGGGGATTATTTCAAGCACGACGCCATTCGTTTTGCGTGGGAGTTTCTCACTTCGCCAAAATGGTTGTTCATTCCACAAGAAAAATTATGGGTGACGATTTACGCCACCGATGACGAGGCATTTGATATTTGGCACAAGGAAATTGGCCTGCCTGCTGAGCGCATTATTCGCATAGGCGATAACAAAGGTGCACCGTATGCTTCCGATAATTTTTGGGCGATGGGCGATACGGGGCCTTGCGGACCTTGCACAGAAATTTTTTACGATCACGGCGAACATATTTGGGGTGGATTGCCCGGCTCGCCCGAAGAAGACGGCGATCGCTATATCGAAATTTGGAACAATGTATTCATGCAGTTCAATCGCACAGTCGATGGCGAAATGCACCCACTGCCAGCGCCCAGCGTGGATACCGGCATGGGCTTGGAGCGTATTTCAGCGGTGATGCAGCATGTGCACAGCAACTACGAAATTGATCTATTTCAGACGCTGCTCGCCGCCGCCGCCGAAGCAGTGGGTTGCAATAATGAGGGTCAAGCGTCATTGAAAGTGTTGGCTGATCACATTCGTTCTTGTTCATTTTTGATTGCCGATGGTGTTACGCCTTCCAACGAAGGGCGGGGTTATGTGTTGCGCCGTATCATTCGCCGCGCTGTGCGTCATGGCAATAAGTTGGGCGCGAAGGATGTTTTCTTTTACAAAATTGTTGCAGCGCTTGCGCAAGAAATGGGTGATGCCTATCCAGACTTGAGAAAGCAACAGGCGCATATTGAAAAAACACTGCTCGTAGAAGAAGAGCAGTTTGCACGCACTTTAGAGAATGGCCTGAAAATTCTTGAACAAGATTTGGCTGAGATGAAAGGCAAAGTTATTCCGGGAGATGTGGTGTTTAAGCTGTATGACACCTTCGGTTTTCCGGTGGATTTGACGGCGGATATTGCGCGCGAGCGCGATTTGACCGTCGATGAAGCTGGTTTCGAGCGGGAGATGGAGAAACAGCGAAAACGCTCGCAGGAAGCTGGCAAATTTGAGTTGGATTACAACACGCTAATTAAAATAAATGTCAAAACCAATTTTACAGGTTATAGCGGCATTAAAGGGCACGGGAAGGTAGTGGCGCTGTATCACGGTGCGGAGCAAATTGATGCACTGCGTGAAGGTGATCATGGCATCGTCGTGTTGGATAGCACGCCGTTTTATGCTGAATCTGGTGGGCAAATAGGCGATGCCGGATTTCTCTACACGCAATTTGCGCACTTGGATGTCAACAATGTGACCAAGAGCGGCAGCGCAATTTTGCATCATGTGACGATGACGCGCGGCTATATCAAATTAGGTGATGATTTGTATGCCAATGTGGCTGCGGACGCGCGTTTAGCGACGGCTTCCAATCACTCGGCTACGCATTTGCTGCACGCGGCACTAAGAAAAGTATTGGGTACACATGTGCAGCAAAAAGGTTCTTTGGTGGATGATCAACGCCTGCGTTTTGATTTTTCGCATCCAGAAGCCATCACCGATGAACAGTTACAAGCGATTGAAACACTTGTGAACGACGAAATTCGCCGTAACACCGCTGTTGAAACCACGGTAGGTGACATGGACACCGCCAAAGCCAAAGGCGCGATGATGTTGTTCGGTGAAAAATATGGCGACAGCGTGCGCATACTCAGTATGGGTGCTGGTTTTTCGGAAGGGCATCCCTTCTCTGTGGAGCTGTGTGGCGGTACGCATGTGACGCGCACGGGTGACATTGGTTTGTTTCGCATAGTGTCGGAAGCGGGTGTTGCTTCTGGTGTGCGCCGTGTAGAAGCAGTGACTGGTAAAGCGGCTTTGGCGCGTTTTGATGCGATAGAAATGGAAGTGGACAATGCTTGCGCTGTACTGAAAACCAATCGCGCCGGTTTTGCCGACAAGGTGCAAGCACTGGTAGAAAACAATCGTCAATTAGAAAAACAATTGGCGCAGTTAAAAATGAAATTGGCGAGCGGCGGTGCAAGTGATCTCAGCGCGCAAGTAAAAGAAATCAACGGCGTGAAAATGTTGGCAGCGCAAATCGACGGTGCAGATATCAACGCACTGCGCGCTACATTGGATCAAATGAAAGATAAGTTGAAATCAGCGGTGATTTTGCTGGCTTCAACGGAAGGTGAAAAAGCGACGCTGATTGCTGGTGTAACGGCTGACCTCACGGCGCGTTTCAAAGCGGGTGACATTATTCGTGACCTCGCGCCGTTGGTGGGCGGTAAAGGCGGTGGTCGTGCGGATATGGCGCAAGGTGGCGGCACGGATGTGGCAGGTGTGTCGAAAGCGTTATCTGAATTAGAAAACTGGATTAGCCAGCGTTGA
- a CDS encoding type II toxin-antitoxin system VapC family toxin yields MNLLLDTQVALWAITDSSRLPAAARDLIAAEKTTVWVSAVSVWEIAIKHALGRGDMPVSARDAMCYFEESGYRLLSIAPEHAAAVEDLPPHHQDPFDRLLVAQALTEPLRLMSNDPLVALYSDTVLRV; encoded by the coding sequence ATGAATTTGTTGCTGGATACACAGGTTGCGCTGTGGGCCATCACCGATAGCTCGCGCTTGCCAGCGGCAGCCCGCGACTTGATTGCCGCAGAAAAGACAACGGTGTGGGTCAGCGCGGTCAGCGTATGGGAAATTGCCATCAAGCATGCCTTGGGGCGCGGGGATATGCCGGTGTCCGCTCGTGATGCGATGTGCTATTTCGAGGAGTCTGGCTATCGGTTGTTGTCGATAGCGCCTGAGCATGCAGCGGCTGTTGAAGACCTGCCGCCACACCATCAAGACCCGTTTGATCGCCTGTTGGTGGCGCAAGCACTCACCGAGCCTTTGCGTTTAATGAGCAATGATCCGCTAGTCGCGCTTTACAGCGACACCGTGCTTCGGGTGTAG
- a CDS encoding type II toxin-antitoxin system Phd/YefM family antitoxin: protein MLSINMLQAKSSLSRLVEAIEGGKEREIIIARNGKPAAKLVPIDAVIRGKRLGVAKGLFDVPDDINQHNSEVAELFMGGHQ, encoded by the coding sequence ATGCTGTCAATCAACATGTTGCAAGCAAAATCCTCTTTGTCGCGTCTGGTCGAAGCCATAGAAGGCGGCAAGGAGCGCGAAATCATCATCGCCCGCAACGGCAAGCCTGCTGCCAAGTTGGTGCCGATAGATGCGGTTATCCGTGGCAAGCGCTTGGGTGTGGCAAAAGGGCTGTTTGATGTGCCGGATGACATCAATCAGCACAACAGCGAAGTGGCTGAGCTGTTTATGGGCGGGCATCAATGA